One Paraburkholderia fungorum genomic region harbors:
- a CDS encoding TonB-dependent siderophore receptor — protein MSSPCLGTVGSTPSKWRELLLKPADFPFTFGTNERTVQHGVYCQARIHPAKPLTLVLGGRVAFLQDRTQSTLPSVSDRTTNAQINHRFLSSAALLWDIVPSLTAYANYSRILDAQPDTTYSGVGLPPRTGEQYEVGLKGSFLGGRMNTTTALFRINDDNRAVDDPDHQYYYIAAGKARDQGFELEVTGQSMPDWNVYAGYTHLNETFENDTPNLTDETDPKHLFKLWTNYRFSQGPLRGMSIGGGMLAQTWISRGVEQGGYAIFNAQVGYRFNKLVEASLQLNDLCNRGYYIRPPGSFYSVFGDRRNAMLTVRSDF, from the coding sequence GTGTCCAGTCCCTGCCTCGGCACGGTGGGCAGCACGCCTTCCAAATGGCGAGAGTTGCTGCTCAAGCCGGCGGATTTTCCGTTCACGTTCGGCACGAACGAGCGAACGGTGCAGCACGGCGTCTACTGCCAGGCGCGTATTCATCCGGCGAAGCCGTTGACGCTCGTGCTGGGCGGTCGCGTTGCGTTCCTGCAGGACCGCACGCAATCGACGCTGCCGAGCGTGTCCGACCGGACAACCAACGCGCAGATCAATCACCGCTTCCTGTCTTCGGCGGCGCTGTTATGGGATATCGTCCCTTCGCTGACGGCCTACGCGAACTACTCGCGTATTCTCGATGCGCAGCCCGATACGACCTACTCGGGCGTCGGGCTGCCGCCGCGTACCGGCGAGCAATATGAGGTCGGCCTGAAGGGCAGCTTCCTCGGTGGCCGCATGAACACGACCACGGCGCTTTTCCGCATCAACGACGACAACCGCGCGGTCGACGATCCGGACCATCAGTACTATTACATTGCTGCAGGCAAGGCTCGCGACCAGGGATTTGAATTGGAGGTCACGGGCCAGTCGATGCCGGACTGGAATGTCTACGCGGGCTATACACACCTGAACGAGACATTCGAAAACGACACGCCGAACCTGACCGACGAAACCGATCCGAAGCACCTGTTCAAGCTATGGACGAATTACCGCTTCTCGCAAGGGCCGTTGCGCGGTATGAGCATCGGCGGTGGAATGTTGGCGCAGACGTGGATTTCGCGCGGCGTCGAACAAGGCGGGTATGCGATTTTCAATGCGCAGGTGGGGTATCGCTTTAACAAACTCGTTGAAGCGTCGCTGCAACTGAATGACCTCTGTAATCGCGGCTATTACATTCGCCCGCCTGGCTCGTTCTATAGCGTATTTGGGGATCGCCGTAATGCGATGCTGACAGTGCGTTCGGACTTCTAG
- the murI gene encoding glutamate racemase — MLSRIAPIGIFDSGLGGISVVEAIRRRSPGEAIVYVADSLYAPYGEKPDEFIRERSLALAEWLVQRGAKLLVIACNTATTHAISYLRSRLAIPVIGVEPGIKPAVQISGTKIVGVLATAATLRSPRLQELLSDHCHACRFICRAGHGLVELIEQGEAAGSQIEALLEKYLTPMLVDGADTLVLGSTHYALLIPSIKRVFGDQLSLIETATAIARRVDHQLTDHCLRNEVDTADAVLQLCSTAMSERQRAPLGKLAQMLSLDAHRVNAIAVESC, encoded by the coding sequence ATGCTCAGCAGAATTGCGCCAATCGGGATTTTCGACTCTGGTTTGGGGGGAATATCGGTCGTCGAGGCGATTCGCCGTCGATCACCGGGAGAGGCAATCGTCTATGTCGCGGATTCGCTTTACGCGCCATATGGGGAAAAGCCCGACGAATTCATTAGAGAACGGAGCTTAGCGCTTGCGGAATGGCTTGTGCAAAGAGGCGCGAAACTGCTCGTGATTGCATGCAACACGGCTACGACGCACGCAATCTCGTATCTCCGTAGTCGACTCGCGATTCCTGTCATCGGCGTTGAACCCGGGATCAAACCTGCGGTACAGATCTCCGGCACAAAGATCGTGGGTGTGCTGGCTACCGCCGCGACCTTGCGCAGCCCGAGATTGCAGGAGCTACTGTCAGATCATTGCCATGCTTGTCGCTTCATATGTCGGGCTGGGCACGGTTTGGTAGAGCTCATTGAACAAGGCGAGGCTGCGGGATCACAGATCGAGGCGCTACTCGAGAAGTACCTAACACCCATGCTCGTGGACGGCGCGGATACGCTCGTGCTCGGCTCGACCCATTACGCGCTGCTCATTCCAAGCATCAAGCGTGTCTTTGGTGATCAATTGAGCTTGATTGAAACCGCGACCGCAATTGCTCGACGAGTCGATCATCAACTCACAGATCACTGCCTGCGCAATGAAGTGGATACCGCCGACGCAGTCCTACAATTGTGCTCGACTGCGATGTCGGAGCGGCAACGAGCACCTCTGGGAAAGCTTGCACAGATGCTATCGCTTGACGCGCATCGCGTGAATGCTATCGCAGTCGAATCATGCTGA
- a CDS encoding nucleotidyltransferase domain-containing protein — protein MRLEDILKKWRDNPSTTRQMALLERISAALEASPSCIGAVVVGSFAKGNADRVSDVDLVVFCSDGAENSLISSIEQQITQSDIFIKFDGIHDPKSPFQKLIFEDFTSIEFHVISPDTELILEQPFVQIVNRDRCLESRASSRLASAEHDTMAYRYGDRFLAWELFTCLKWLWRGDFKTAKRYLVNLGRAIEASEDTDGSAVA, from the coding sequence ATGCGCCTCGAAGATATTCTCAAAAAATGGAGGGACAACCCTTCCACAACGCGCCAGATGGCACTTCTTGAACGAATCTCGGCTGCGCTCGAGGCTTCTCCCAGTTGCATCGGTGCGGTGGTCGTTGGCTCCTTTGCAAAAGGGAATGCTGATCGCGTATCGGACGTCGACCTGGTTGTCTTTTGCTCGGACGGCGCTGAGAATTCGCTAATTAGTTCGATAGAGCAGCAGATCACCCAGTCGGATATATTCATCAAGTTTGATGGCATACATGATCCGAAAAGCCCGTTCCAAAAGCTAATCTTCGAAGACTTCACTTCAATCGAGTTTCACGTCATCTCACCCGACACTGAACTCATCCTAGAGCAGCCATTTGTCCAAATAGTTAACCGGGATCGTTGCCTTGAGTCGAGGGCATCATCCAGGCTAGCTTCGGCCGAGCACGACACGATGGCCTATCGTTATGGCGACCGATTCCTGGCATGGGAACTCTTCACGTGCTTGAAGTGGTTATGGCGCGGAGATTTCAAAACCGCAAAGCGCTACCTGGTCAATTTGGGAAGAGCTATCGAAGCGTCGGAGGACACGGATGGATCGGCAGTTGCTTAA
- a CDS encoding GNAT family N-acetyltransferase: MRIRIATVADALPLAKLKRDTFRETFLSEGYGIDYPPGDLIKHEEENYSITTITDQLTNRENRTWVVECEDGGLIGYAQVGPCKLPHSDVPEGAAEIYQIYIRRGAQGTGVGRKLFNSALAYLAVERPGAVWLGVWSGNTKAIAFYEKAGFSLVGTCDFKVGESTDLHLIYRC; encoded by the coding sequence ATGAGAATCCGTATTGCGACGGTGGCAGATGCATTGCCACTTGCCAAATTGAAACGTGACACATTCCGGGAAACATTTCTTTCGGAGGGATACGGCATCGACTACCCGCCGGGCGATCTAATCAAGCATGAGGAAGAAAACTACTCGATAACAACGATCACAGACCAGCTCACCAATCGCGAAAATCGCACCTGGGTAGTTGAGTGCGAGGACGGCGGATTGATTGGTTACGCGCAAGTGGGGCCGTGCAAGCTTCCGCACTCCGATGTGCCAGAGGGGGCGGCGGAAATATATCAAATCTACATTCGGCGCGGTGCCCAGGGAACGGGTGTTGGACGAAAGTTGTTTAACTCGGCACTTGCCTATCTGGCAGTGGAGCGCCCCGGCGCGGTATGGCTCGGTGTATGGTCCGGTAACACGAAGGCCATTGCCTTCTACGAAAAGGCAGGGTTTAGCCTCGTCGGCACTTGCGATTTCAAGGTCGGCGAATCGACTGATCTACATCTGATCTATCGTTGTTGA
- a CDS encoding MgtC/SapB family protein: MAGWWQAVWQTVQIEFADLDDAANLTQLFIRLVVALVLGGVLGFEREMAGRDAGLRTHMMVSVGSALFVLVPLQAGFSQDNLSRVLQGLVSGIGFLGAGAIIKRSSESEVRGLTTAASLWVAAGIGMAAGMGREATAILSLIVALLILSGARFVGRTKSSPDSLSK; the protein is encoded by the coding sequence ATGGCTGGATGGTGGCAGGCAGTCTGGCAAACCGTCCAGATCGAATTTGCCGATCTCGATGACGCAGCAAACCTGACTCAGCTTTTTATCCGGCTGGTGGTGGCGCTGGTCCTGGGCGGCGTACTTGGGTTCGAGCGCGAGATGGCGGGCCGTGACGCGGGCCTGCGCACACACATGATGGTTTCGGTCGGGTCCGCGCTGTTCGTGCTGGTACCTTTGCAGGCAGGTTTCTCTCAGGACAATCTAAGCCGCGTGCTGCAGGGGCTTGTGTCTGGAATCGGGTTTCTCGGAGCTGGTGCGATCATCAAACGGAGTTCTGAGTCGGAAGTGCGTGGCCTCACTACTGCGGCTAGCCTGTGGGTCGCGGCTGGTATCGGCATGGCTGCCGGCATGGGCCGCGAAGCGACGGCCATTCTTAGCCTGATCGTCGCGCTGCTAATCCTCTCGGGGGCGCGTTTCGTCGGGCGGACGAAATCGTCCCCGGACTCGCTATCGAAGTAA
- a CDS encoding methyl-accepting chemotaxis protein, with amino-acid sequence MKNTKLSTRLIAGFSLLTLLLIGVAGLAFYGLSELNGRLDDIARVNNTEARLANILKSSIQDRAIAVRNLAFLENHQDLLAEVDRIRAQDRTYADAAKQLRDMFSQEAGTTEGERKLLVEVDQQEAFAVPPMNKAIDQAVAGDIGTATRTIMHEARPPQRVWLAKAVALADREDEENVDAQKEAVATYASIRVLVGSLVALAIVVAIVTAVILTRSVLRQLGGEPSDAQQVAGEIAAGNLSVRIALAPGDERSLMASLEAMRARLTGIVTGIKSSAESISVAAGEIAQGNLDLSQRTEEQAASLEQTAASMEELTSTVKANTENARQGSTLANTASQTASSGGDVVHRVVSTMEDISSSSSKVAEIISVIEGIAFQTNILALNAAVEAARAGEQGRGFAVVAGEVRTLAQRSATAAKEIKDLIGTSVAHVRDGSALVQQAGQTMSEVVRSVQRVTDIMGEIASASVEQNTGIEQVNVAVTQMDEVTQQNAALVEQASAAAQAMADQAETLRSAVAIFKVEELVRPQAAAAATDSKSGVGAPGRQVAFTTRKATTDPAANRNPVQQPAVALAEHDWQNF; translated from the coding sequence ATGAAGAATACGAAGTTATCGACGCGCCTGATCGCGGGCTTTTCCCTCCTCACATTGTTATTAATCGGAGTGGCGGGACTTGCGTTCTATGGTTTGTCGGAGTTAAACGGTCGGCTCGACGATATTGCGCGGGTCAATAATACCGAGGCGCGTCTTGCCAATATTTTGAAATCATCGATTCAGGATCGCGCAATTGCTGTCCGCAATCTCGCATTTCTGGAAAATCATCAGGATCTGCTGGCCGAAGTCGATCGCATCAGGGCACAGGATCGAACCTACGCCGACGCTGCAAAACAGCTGCGCGACATGTTCTCGCAGGAAGCCGGCACGACCGAAGGTGAGCGCAAGTTACTGGTGGAGGTCGATCAGCAGGAGGCCTTTGCGGTACCCCCGATGAATAAGGCTATTGATCAGGCAGTCGCAGGCGACATCGGAACTGCGACCCGCACGATCATGCACGAGGCACGTCCGCCACAGCGGGTGTGGCTCGCGAAAGCCGTCGCGCTAGCGGATCGGGAAGACGAAGAAAACGTCGATGCCCAGAAGGAAGCCGTGGCAACTTATGCCAGTATTCGCGTGCTGGTCGGCTCTCTGGTAGCCCTCGCCATTGTGGTCGCTATCGTCACCGCCGTCATCCTCACACGCAGTGTGCTGCGGCAGTTGGGCGGAGAGCCAAGCGACGCTCAGCAGGTCGCCGGCGAAATCGCAGCGGGCAACCTGAGCGTTCGCATTGCTTTGGCACCCGGAGACGAGCGCAGCCTGATGGCGTCGCTCGAAGCGATGCGCGCACGCTTGACCGGTATCGTGACGGGCATCAAGAGTTCTGCGGAGTCGATTTCGGTGGCAGCGGGAGAGATTGCGCAGGGCAATCTCGATCTGTCCCAACGTACCGAAGAGCAGGCTGCGTCGCTGGAACAGACCGCGGCGAGCATGGAAGAGCTGACGTCGACGGTGAAGGCGAACACCGAGAACGCGCGTCAGGGCAGCACGCTGGCTAACACTGCGTCGCAGACTGCGTCTTCGGGCGGGGATGTCGTTCATCGCGTGGTCAGTACGATGGAGGATATTTCTTCGAGCTCGTCGAAGGTCGCGGAGATCATTTCGGTAATCGAAGGCATTGCCTTCCAGACCAATATTCTCGCGCTGAACGCAGCGGTCGAGGCTGCGCGTGCCGGCGAGCAGGGTAGGGGATTTGCGGTTGTCGCCGGAGAAGTGCGCACGCTCGCGCAGCGCAGCGCCACGGCCGCGAAAGAGATCAAGGATCTGATCGGGACGTCGGTCGCGCACGTCCGGGACGGATCGGCTCTTGTGCAGCAGGCCGGGCAGACCATGAGCGAGGTCGTGCGCTCGGTTCAGCGGGTCACGGACATCATGGGGGAAATCGCGTCGGCGTCGGTCGAACAGAATACCGGCATCGAACAGGTCAACGTGGCCGTGACCCAGATGGACGAAGTCACGCAACAGAATGCCGCGCTGGTCGAACAGGCGAGTGCCGCCGCGCAGGCGATGGCCGATCAGGCCGAAACGCTTCGCTCGGCTGTGGCTATCTTCAAGGTGGAGGAGTTGGTTCGTCCACAGGCCGCAGCGGCTGCTACCGATTCGAAATCAGGCGTGGGCGCTCCTGGTCGGCAGGTTGCATTTACGACACGGAAAGCGACCACCGACCCAGCAGCGAATCGTAACCCGGTGCAGCAGCCAGCGGTGGCGTTAGCGGAACACGACTGGCAGAACTTCTAG
- a CDS encoding sulfite exporter TauE/SafE family protein codes for MGYLLVLCVGLLAGTLSGVIGTGSSMLLMPVLVMLYGPQQAVPIMAIAAIMGNLGKVLSWWREIDWRACCAYCVTAVPAAALGVRTLLALPPHAVELALGVFFVAMVPTRRWLARHAIQFSLLQLAGIGAVVGFLTGIVVSTGPITVPVFMGYGLVKGAFLATEATGSIAVYGAKVMVFNHFGALPLPVVFDGLITGSALMAGTFAARRIVTRMSPGTFKLVVDGLMLSSGLSLLWAAAR; via the coding sequence ATGGGATATCTCTTGGTGCTTTGCGTTGGCTTGCTCGCAGGAACCTTAAGTGGCGTAATCGGCACGGGATCGTCCATGCTGCTGATGCCTGTTCTGGTCATGCTATATGGCCCGCAACAGGCCGTTCCGATCATGGCGATTGCCGCAATCATGGGTAATCTCGGCAAGGTACTCTCGTGGTGGCGCGAGATTGACTGGCGCGCATGTTGTGCCTATTGCGTGACTGCTGTACCGGCAGCGGCTTTGGGCGTGCGCACGCTGCTGGCCTTGCCACCGCATGCCGTCGAGCTTGCGCTCGGCGTATTCTTTGTCGCCATGGTTCCCACGCGGCGCTGGCTTGCTCGTCATGCAATTCAGTTTTCGCTGCTGCAACTGGCAGGGATCGGTGCGGTGGTGGGCTTTCTCACCGGTATTGTTGTCTCAACCGGCCCGATTACCGTACCCGTGTTCATGGGATATGGTCTGGTAAAAGGCGCATTTCTAGCGACCGAAGCCACCGGCTCTATCGCGGTCTACGGTGCCAAGGTTATGGTCTTCAATCACTTTGGAGCACTGCCGCTGCCGGTCGTGTTCGATGGATTAATCACCGGTTCGGCGTTGATGGCCGGGACGTTCGCCGCACGCCGTATCGTTACGCGCATGAGCCCGGGTACTTTCAAGCTGGTCGTCGATGGATTAATGCTGTCATCCGGGCTTTCGCTACTGTGGGCGGCAGCACGCTAG
- a CDS encoding RidA family protein yields MATAINPSAVWSPFGTFSMAVVQGDGHIVHLKGQVSLDVHGHIVGRGNIRAQIRQTLENIRDVLRSIGGSMSDILSLVHYTTDIEAFMAAGDIRAEFFAVPYPVTTTVQIQRLYHIDLMVEITAVAEIPRSRFRVPDASQIAVDDSRGAAK; encoded by the coding sequence ATGGCTACTGCAATCAATCCTTCGGCCGTATGGTCGCCCTTTGGAACGTTCTCGATGGCTGTTGTTCAAGGTGACGGACACATAGTCCACTTGAAGGGCCAAGTTTCGCTTGATGTGCACGGGCATATCGTCGGGCGCGGCAACATTCGGGCGCAGATTCGACAAACACTTGAAAACATCCGCGACGTCCTTCGGTCAATCGGCGGATCCATGTCGGACATCCTTTCGCTCGTTCACTACACAACTGATATTGAAGCCTTCATGGCGGCTGGCGATATTCGCGCAGAGTTTTTCGCCGTGCCTTATCCAGTCACGACGACGGTCCAGATTCAGCGGCTGTATCACATTGATCTGATGGTCGAAATAACGGCAGTCGCCGAAATTCCGCGTTCAAGGTTCCGCGTCCCTGACGCTTCTCAGATAGCTGTCGACGATTCACGCGGCGCAGCCAAGTGA
- a CDS encoding NUDIX hydrolase, with protein sequence MIAFDLGTHRFQFRAAVVITRSDHVLLHQVEGQDFWCLPGGRVEPGERAEQTVIREMREEVGADIDVGKMLWTVENFFSHESRQHHEIGLYFAATLKAGSPMLDLPGRHHGVEGSKRLEFAWFPRVQVSSLDIRPAFLRKFLAQSQLEPAHVVQDGERFTVSRS encoded by the coding sequence ATGATCGCATTCGACCTAGGAACTCACCGTTTCCAGTTTCGAGCAGCTGTCGTTATTACGAGGTCTGACCATGTTTTACTGCATCAAGTTGAAGGTCAGGATTTCTGGTGCTTGCCGGGTGGTCGAGTAGAACCCGGCGAGCGCGCAGAGCAAACTGTGATCCGAGAGATGCGGGAGGAAGTTGGCGCGGATATTGATGTGGGAAAGATGTTGTGGACCGTGGAAAATTTTTTCTCCCACGAAAGTCGACAGCATCACGAGATCGGACTGTACTTTGCTGCCACCTTAAAAGCAGGGTCGCCAATGCTTGATTTACCCGGGCGCCACCATGGTGTGGAAGGAAGCAAACGCCTCGAATTTGCGTGGTTTCCACGCGTACAAGTATCGTCACTGGACATCAGGCCTGCATTTCTTCGCAAGTTTCTTGCACAGAGCCAACTCGAACCCGCTCATGTCGTTCAAGACGGAGAGCGATTCACAGTTAGCCGTTCTTAA
- a CDS encoding alpha/beta fold hydrolase yields the protein MESLLITSGRANLATDVIGSGEPIVFLHARVADRRMWGHQMLDIGTGHQAIAYDRRGFGGTVAEAEDHSAVEDLITVLESVAGGAPAILVACSQGGGIALDATLRYPACVRGLVLIAPNVTGAPKMTHAGRVEDLVTRLAVAEAQNDTEEAIAIRTTLWLDGPFQSEGRVTGEARRLFNEMNAVALGLRSPGTNTDAPIAYGRLGELSVPTLVMCGHLDLPGIQEQSRYVAASVARGTFHQISSTAHLPSLERPQEVTSVIAGFIEQCRSQQ from the coding sequence ATGGAAAGCCTTTTAATCACTTCGGGCCGAGCGAATTTGGCGACGGACGTCATCGGAAGCGGTGAGCCGATTGTATTTCTGCACGCTCGGGTCGCGGACCGCCGGATGTGGGGCCACCAGATGCTTGACATTGGCACTGGCCACCAAGCCATCGCCTATGATCGACGCGGATTTGGCGGAACAGTTGCCGAAGCGGAGGACCACTCTGCCGTTGAGGATTTGATCACCGTTCTCGAATCAGTCGCAGGCGGAGCCCCTGCAATACTCGTTGCCTGCTCTCAAGGGGGAGGCATCGCACTCGACGCAACTCTTCGATATCCGGCGTGTGTTCGCGGTCTCGTTCTTATCGCGCCGAATGTGACAGGCGCGCCGAAAATGACTCACGCAGGGCGGGTTGAAGATTTGGTCACCCGCTTGGCGGTGGCTGAGGCACAGAATGACACTGAAGAGGCTATCGCGATTCGAACGACTCTCTGGCTTGATGGTCCGTTTCAATCTGAGGGGCGCGTGACGGGTGAAGCTCGTAGGCTGTTTAATGAGATGAACGCTGTCGCTCTCGGTTTGCGGTCGCCGGGCACGAATACTGATGCACCGATCGCCTATGGGCGGTTGGGCGAACTGTCAGTGCCGACTTTGGTGATGTGTGGGCACTTGGACCTACCCGGCATTCAGGAGCAAAGTCGTTACGTCGCGGCCAGCGTAGCCCGCGGGACGTTCCACCAAATATCGAGCACAGCGCATTTGCCGTCCCTTGAGCGGCCTCAGGAAGTCACGAGCGTGATCGCGGGTTTCATCGAGCAATGTCGATCCCAGCAATAG